The bacterium genome includes the window ACAAAGATAATAATTTTATCGTTAAAATCAAGGATTATGGTCAATCATTTGACCCCAATACCATTCCTGAACCGAATTTAGAGGCTAAATTAGAAGACCGAACTACAGGTGGATTAGGTATCTACTTTATGAAAAGATTGATGGATGAAATCAATTACTATTTTGACCCGAAAGAAGGCAATGAACTGATAATGGTCAAAAGATTAAATGCAAAAAGGTAATCGATTATGGGTAATACTGAGTACCGGTTACCAATTATAAACTACAAGGAGGAAAAGATATGAAGGTAGAAATTAAAGGAATTCAGGAAATTACCGTAATGAATCTTACTGGTCGAATAGATGCCGCTACGGCTCCCCAATTAGAAGAAGAATGGCATAACCTTATGACACAGGAAAAGAACAAGGTGGTCATTAACTTTAAAAGGGTTGATTATATCTCCAGCGGCGGATTACGGGTGCTATTACTTGTGGCTAAAGAGATGAAGGCTCGAGATGGAATTTTAAGGTTTTGTCATTTAGACCCCAATGTCTATAAAATCTTCAAATTGGCGGGCTTTACCTCTATCTTTAATATCTACGAGACAGAAGAAGAGGCAGTCCGGGATATTTAGTGTTCTGACAAGGAAATTGAGAGATGATAGAAATTAAGGACATTATTCAAGCCGTTGAATCTATCATTGAAGGAAAGACTAATTCAATTAATCTTTCGGCTCAAGGTGAGGCAGGAGAACTAATCTGTGCTCTAAATAAAATGCTTTCTTCATTGCAAACAAAAAATATCGAAGTTGAGGAAAGATTAAATGAAAAACTCCTTTCCTTGTATGAGTTAAATTACGCCACTAAGATGATAAGTTTCACTATGGAGATGAAGGAATTATTGGACATCTCCATTGATATGATTAGTGATTTAGCTCGGGTAGAGAAGGCTTCGATTATGCTGATTAATCCCAGAAACCGAGAATTGGTAGTAGAGATTGTCAAAGAAAGTGGAAAGATTATCTATCCAGAAACAGTTTTAAGACCACCACACCAAATTCTTTCTGAAGTTATTAATGAAGGCAAGGTTTATCTTTCCTATGAGCAGTTTGAAGATTTAGGGGATGGATTAATTAATGAGAT containing:
- a CDS encoding STAS domain-containing protein is translated as MKVEIKGIQEITVMNLTGRIDAATAPQLEEEWHNLMTQEKNKVVINFKRVDYISSGGLRVLLLVAKEMKARDGILRFCHLDPNVYKIFKLAGFTSIFNIYETEEEAVRDI